Within Saccharomonospora cyanea NA-134, the genomic segment GCGGGTGCGAACGAGGTGGGTGGCGATGTCCTTGTCGCCGAGCGCGAACCAGGTGGGTTCGGCGCCGTACGCCTCCAGCTCGGACTTCACGGTCCACGTCTCGTCGGCGTGACCCCAACCGCGCTCGGGGTCGACCCCGCCACCGAGCGTGTACATGCAGGTGTCGAGATCAGGGCAGACCCGCAGCCCGTGCATCCACACGTCGTCGCCCGTGTTGACGAGCGCGGTGATCCGATGGGGGAGGTCCCCCTCCCCGACGGGGGGCAGGCCGAGCGCGGCTTTGACACCGAGCAGGAACCGGGCTCCGCCCACCCCGCCGACGACGACCACAACCTTCACTGTGCCGGCCTCTTCTCCAGTCCGTGTTGTTCCTCCGGTGCCCGATCCTCGCACGCGACCCGGTGCCGGTAACGGTGGTGTTCCACGAACCCGTGCCGTTCGTACAACGCGACCGCGACGGCCCGGATGCACGGCCGGCCGGGCGACGCCGGGGAGTGGGCGAACTCACACGCCTGCCGTGGGACCTGCGACGGAGGCCGGTCGAAAGACCCGACGGCGACCACGCGGTCGCCTCGCCCGGAGAGCGTTCACCGGCCCAGGCGGTGCTCGACCTGCGCAGGCCATGCCTTCCGCGCAGGCCTGCTCGACTCCGGCGATCTCGGTCACAATGGAGTTGCCACCGGCGAAGCACCCACGGGACACGCGGATTTCGCGTGGGTGTTCACTCAGTAACACGGCGACGGCCCGATCGTGGCGTCGGCATAGGATGCGCAAGCGGAACAGCGGAGTTGTCCGGCGAGAAGGCCAGACCGAAGACACAAGCAGGAGAACGCAGTGACCTACGTGATCGCCGAGCCCTGCGTCGACGTGCTCGACAAGGCATGCATCGACGAGTGCCCCGTCGACTGCATCTACGAAGGCGAGCGGATGCTCTACATCCACCCCGACGAGTGCGTCGACTGCGGGGCCTGCGAGCCGGTCTGCCCGGTGGAGGCCATCTACTACGAGGACGACGTTCCGGACGAGTGGGGTGCCTACACCAAGGCCAACGCCGACTTCTTCGACGAGCTCGGCTCGCCGGGTGGGGCGGCGAAGGTCGGCAAGACCGCGCACGACCCGCAGTGGATCAAGGACCTGCCCCCGCAGGGCGAATGAGCGGGCCCGCGCTTCCCGATTTTCCCTGGGACTCGCTGGCCGGGCACGCCGCCACGGCACGCGCCCACTCCGGTGGGATCGTCGACCTGTCGGTGGGGACGCCCGTGGACCCGGTGCCGGAGAGCATCAGGGCCGCGTTGGCGTCGGTGTCGGACGTTCCGGGTTACCCCACCACGCACGGCACCGCCGCGCTGCGTGAGGCGGCGGTCGGTGCGTTGCGGCGGCGACACGGCGTCACCGGTGTCGAGCCGGACGCGGTACTGCCCACGATCGGGTCGAAGGAGCTCGTCGCCTGGCTGCCCACGCTGCTCGGCGTGGGCGCGGGCGACACGGTGGTGATCCCCGAGCTGGCCTATCCCACCTACGAGGTGGGGGCTCTGCTCGCGGGCGCCACCGTCGCGCGGGCGGACGGGCTCACCGCGCTCGGCCCCGCGAGGCCCGCACTGCTGTGGCTGAACTCGCCGTCCAACCCCACCGGCAGGGTCCTCGGGGTCGCCCACCTGCGCAAGGTGGTGGAGTGGGCGCGGGAACGTGGCACCGTGGTGGTGTCCGACGAGTGCTACCTGGCGCTCGGGTGGGACGCCGATCCCGTGTCGATCCTCCATCCGGACGTGCACGGCGGCAGCCTCGACGGCCTCCTGGCGGTGCACTCGCTGTCGAAGTCGGCCAATCTCGCCGGATACCGCGCCGGTTTCGTGACCGGGGACCCCGCGCTGGTGCGCGACCTGCTGGCCGTGCGCAAACACGCCGGGATGATCGTGCCGAGGCCGGTGCAGGAGGCCATGACCGTGGCGCTGGCCGACGACGAGGCACTCCGCGAGCAGCGGGCCCGCTACGCCGCGCGCCGTGACGTGCTGCGGCCCGCTCTGGAGCGTGCGGGATTCCGCGTCGACCACTCCGAGGCCGGGCTGTACCTGTGGGCGACGCGAGGCGAGCCCGCAGGCCAGACGGTGGCCTGGCTGGCGGAGCGCGGCATCCTCGTCGCACCGGGCACGTTCTACGGGCCGAGAGGTGGCGAGCACGTCCGGGTGGCGTTGACCGCCACCGACGAGCGCGTGCGCACCGCCGCCGAGCGCCTGGCGGAGTAGCACGAGAACCGAGCACCGACCGTGGCCGGGTGGCGGAGACGCTGCCCGGCCACAGTGCTGTCGGAGGCGCGGCGGCGTTGGACAACCCGGCTCACGTCGTCCATGTCGTGGCCGCATGGCGCAGCACCGCTTCCGTGTACGCCGATCCGGAACTGCTGGCGGCGCTGCGGCGAGACGGCTCCGACGTCGGTGCCGTCAACGAGCCTGACGAGCCTGTCGAACCTCCTGCCGGCGCATGAGCCCAAAACGTGGGGACGACGTCGCTCAACCGGTGAGCGGCGACGAATGGAAGATCCGGTACGCGAACGGTGAAGCCGTGCGTGGCTGGCAGGAACCGCTGGCAGCGGCGCCGGGCAACCTGCGGAAGGTTCGGGATCTCCTGCGGCACTCGCCGGGTGAGCTGGCCGGGCTGCCACCGCTGCGCCATCACCGGTTGAAGTACGACCTCGCGACCGGCAGGCACGCCCGCCGGGAGCTACCGCAGTGGCAGATCGAGGTCACCGGAGGCGGGCGCGTCCGGTGTCTCCTTGACGAGGAGAACCACACCGGCTGGTTGCGGTATGCGGGTACCGGTCACCCGAAGCTCACCGAATGAGTCCTTCGGGACGCACCCGAACCCTCCGTGGGAGGGGAACTCGGAAGCGAGCCACCGCACCTCGGCCTGAGTGCCCGGGTTGTACGAGGGCCGTGAGGACTTCGATGGCGGCCCACGGCCCTCGTCGCAGCCTTCGCGGTCTCAGTCGTTGGCGTGCAGGGCGGCGTTGAGTTCCACGCCCGCGCCGGTGCGCTCGACGACCTCCACCGCGCCGGTGGCGGAGTTGCGCCGGAACAGCGCGCCGGAGACACCGGACAGCTCGCGCGCCTTCACGGTGCGGCCCTGGAAGACCACCTTCGTGCCCGCCGTGACGTACAGGCCCGCCTCGACCACGGAGTCGTCACCGAGGGAGATGCCCACGCCGCCGTTGGCGCCGATGAGGCAGCGCTCGCCCAGCGAGATGACTTCCTTGCCACCGCCGGACAGCGTGCCCATGATCGAGGCGCCACCGCCGATGTCGGTGCCGTCGCCGACCACGACGCCCGCCGAGATGCGGCCCTCCACCATCGACGCGCCGAGCGTGCCCGCGTTGAAGTTCACGAAGCCCTCGTGCATGACGGTGGTGCCGCTCGCGAGGTGGGCGCCGAGCCGCACGCGGTCGGCGTCGCCGATCCGGACGCCGCTGGGCAGCACGTAGTCCACCATCCGGGGGAACTTGTCGATGCTGTGCACCGTCACGGGTCCTCGCGACCGCAGTCGCATGCGCGTGGCCTCGAAGCCCTCCACCGGACACGGGCCGTGGTTGGTCCACACGACGTTGGCCAGGTGGCCGAAGATGCCGTCGAGGTTCTGGCCGTGCGGGCGCACCAGCCGGTGGGAGAGCAGGTGCAGTCGCAGGTACACGTCGTGGGCGTCGGCGGGCGCCTCTGCCAGCGACGCGATGGTGGTGCGCACGGCCACGACCTCGACCCCGCGCGCGTCGTCGGGGCCCAGCAGGGCGGTGGCCGACGCGCCGAGGGCCTCGGCGGCCTGTTCCTTCGACAGTCGCTCGGTACCGCTTGCCACGGACGTGCCTGACGTGCCCGGCGTGCCCGCGTCGGCGAGCTTCGGCTGCGGGAACCACGTGTCGAGCACAGTGCCGTCACTCGTGACGGTCGCCAGGCCGACACCGGTCGCGCCGGTCGTTTCGGGATTCGGGTTAGCTGCGCTCACGGTGCTCACGACCGCTACGGTAACCCGCGCTCAGCTCGGCTGTGTCGCCACGTCGGGCAGGCTGGACAGCTCGGTGTGGAGGTCCGTCAGTGCCGTGGCCATGTCGGTGAGCGTGGCGGCGCAGAGGTCCGCGTCGCCGCCCTTCGCGCAGTTGTTGTGCCGGTAGGCGCGCACGGTGGCGTCGAGGGTGTCGGCGGCCTCGGCGAGCCTCGGATGTCCCGTCGCGTAGTTGCGGGCGTTGCCCGGAACGTTCGCGAGTTGCGTGACGTACTTCTCGCACGAGGGCGCCCGCACCTCCGTGGGCACGGTGTAGCAGTCGTCGGCCTGCAACGCGCGCACCTTCACGGCGAGCGCGCCGGGACCCGGATCCGGTGCTCCCTTCGGCGTCGGACCGGCCTCCCGGGAACAACCGGTCAACACGAACGCTGCGGCGGTGAGCAGGGCGACACAGGCACGGGTACGCACGTCTCCACCGTACGCAGCGGGGGCTACGGTGCCAGCATGCCCTCGCTCGAGCTGCGTTCCGATCCCGTCGACCTGACCGCGTCCCTCGTCGACATCGCCAGCGTCTCCGGAACGGAGGCGGCCATCGCCGACGCGGTGGAAGCCGCCCTGCGAGCACAGGCGCCGCACCTGGAGGTGGTGCGTAACGGTGACGCGGTGCTGGCCAGGACGAACCTGGGCCGGTCGAGGCGGATCGTGTTCGCGGGACACCTCGACACGGTGCCCGTCAACGACAACCTGCCCTCGCGGCGCACCGGGTCCGGCGACGACGAGGTGTTGCACGGGCTCGGCAGCGTCGACATGAAGGGCGGTGACGCGGTGTTCCTGCACCTCGCGGCCACGCTGCCGCGGCCGCGGTACGACGTGACCTTCGTCTTCTACGACTGCGAGGAGGTGGAGGCGGCCCGCAACGGGCTAGGGCGCGTCGAGCGGGAACTGCCCGAGTGGCTGCGCGGGGACCTCGCCGTGGTGGGGGAGCCGTCCAACGCCGCGATCGAGGCGGGCTGTCAGGGCACGCTGCGCGCGGAGATCCGGCTCACCGGGGTGCGGGCGCACACCGCGCGGGCGTGGATGGGCACCAACGCGATCCACGCGCTGGCCGAGCCGCTGCGCAGGCTCGCGGAGTACGAGCCGCGGGTGGTCGACATCGACGGCCTCACCTACCGCGAGGGACTCCAGGCGGTGCGGGTCTCCGGTGGGGTCGCGGGCAACGTCGTGCCCGACGAGGCGGTGCTGGCCGTGAACCATCGTTTCGCACCCGACGTCACGCCGGAGCAGGCGGAGCGGCACGTGCGGGAGGTGTTCGACGGCTACGACCTCACCGTGGTCGACCGTTCCCCCGGCGCGCTGCCCGGCCTGTCGGCTCCGGCCACGGCGGAGCTGGTGAGCGCGGCGGGTGGCGACGTTGCGGCCAAGCTCGGGTGGACCGACGTCGCTCGGTTCGCCGCGCTCGGCATGCCGGCCGTGAACTTCGGGCCCGGTGATCCCACGCTCGCCCACACACGGCAGGAGAACGTCCCGGCACGCGACATCCGCCGGGTCGGCGAGGTCCTGCGGACGTTTCTGGCCGGCTGACCCTACGCTGATCGCTGTGACCGAGGTGACGCGCAACAACACAGACAACGGCGACGAACGGCCGCCGGAACGACACCGTGGGCCCGTCGTCCTGCGCAGGGGCAGGCAGTCGGAGGACTCCACCACCGACCAGCGGCTGCTGGACTCGCGCGGTCCCAGCGACTGGGTGCACACGGACCCGTGGCGGGTTCTGCGCATCCAGGCCGAGTTCGTCGAGGGCTTCGGCGCGCTGGCGGAGGTGCCCCGCGCGGTGACGGTGTTCGGCTCCGCCCGCACCCCTCGGGACCATCCCGAGTACCAGCTCGGCAGGCAGATCGGCGCGGCTCTGGCGGGTGCCGGGTTCGCCGCCATCACCGGTGGCGGTCCGGGTGCGATGGAGGCCGTGAACCGGGGAGCGTCCGAGGCGGGCGGGCTGTCCATCGGACTCGGCATCGAGCTGCCCTTCGAGCAGGGGCTCAACCCGTGGGTCGACCTCGGGGTGAACTTCCGCTACTTCTTCACGCGCAAGACGATGTTCGTCAAGTACGCGCAGGCGTTCATCTGCCTGCCGGGCGGGTTCGGCACGCTCGACGAGCTGTTCGAGGCGCTCACGCTCGTGCAGACGAAGAAGGTCACGAAGTTCCCCGTCGTGCTGTTCGGCTCGGCCTACTGGGGCGGGCTGTACGAGTGGGTGCGCGACACTGTGCTCTCCGAAGGCAAGATCAACGAGCGGGACATGGCGCTGCTGCACGTCACCGACGACATCGACGACGCCATCGGCGTGGTGCAGGAGGCCTACAAGGCATGGGAGGACACGCACTAGTGGAGCGGATCTGCGTCTTCTGCGGGTCGTCGTCGGGCAGCGACCCCTCCTACGCCGCCGAAGCCGCCGCGACGGGCAGACTGCTCGCCGAGCGCGGCATCGGCCTCGTCTACGGCGGCGGCCAGGTGGGGCTCATGGGGGTCGTGGCCGACGCGGTGCTGGAGGCGGGCGGCGAGGTCATCGGTGTGATCCCGAAGCACCTGATGCGGGCCGAGATCGCCCACCACGGCCTCACGAAGCTCCACGTCGTGGAGGACATGCACGAGCGCAAGGCCACGATGGCGCGCCTGTCGGACGGTTTCGTGGCGTTGCCCGGTGGGGCCGGCACGCTGGAGGAGCTGTTCGAGGTCTGGACGTGGGCTCAACTGGGCCTGCACGCCAAGCCCGTCGGGCTGCTGGACGTCCGGGGCTACTACTCCAAGATGGCGGAGTTCCTCGACCACATGGTCGGCGAGGGCTTCCTCGGTGAGAGCAGCCGTGCTCTCGTCACCGTCGCGGACGACGCCGAGGCACTGCTCGACGCGTTCTCCCGGCACACGTACACGCCCGTCGACAAGTGGGCGGGCTGACACACCCGCTCAGGCCGCGTCGGATCGCGGACGCTCGTGGTAGCGGTCCACGTACTCCAGTCCGGACAACTCCATGATCGAGTACATGATCTCGTCGGTCACCGCGCGCCGGATCGCGGGCGAGGAGCCCAACCCCTCGTAGCGGGAGAAGTCGAGCGGTTCGCCGAAGCGCACACGCACCCTGGCGAACCGCGGGATCTTCCTGCCCACCGGCAACAGCCGCTCTGTGCCGCTCAGCGCCACGGGCACCACCGTGGCGCCCGTTTCGAGGGCGAGGCTGCCGACGCCGGTGTGCCCGCGGTGCAGGCGGCCGTCCAGCGAACGGGTGCCTTCCGGGTAGATCGCGAAGGTCTCGCCCGCCTCCAGCACCTCACGGGCCGCCG encodes:
- the fdxA gene encoding ferredoxin, giving the protein MTYVIAEPCVDVLDKACIDECPVDCIYEGERMLYIHPDECVDCGACEPVCPVEAIYYEDDVPDEWGAYTKANADFFDELGSPGGAAKVGKTAHDPQWIKDLPPQGE
- the dapC gene encoding succinyldiaminopimelate transaminase, coding for MSGPALPDFPWDSLAGHAATARAHSGGIVDLSVGTPVDPVPESIRAALASVSDVPGYPTTHGTAALREAAVGALRRRHGVTGVEPDAVLPTIGSKELVAWLPTLLGVGAGDTVVIPELAYPTYEVGALLAGATVARADGLTALGPARPALLWLNSPSNPTGRVLGVAHLRKVVEWARERGTVVVSDECYLALGWDADPVSILHPDVHGGSLDGLLAVHSLSKSANLAGYRAGFVTGDPALVRDLLAVRKHAGMIVPRPVQEAMTVALADDEALREQRARYAARRDVLRPALERAGFRVDHSEAGLYLWATRGEPAGQTVAWLAERGILVAPGTFYGPRGGEHVRVALTATDERVRTAAERLAE
- the dapD gene encoding 2,3,4,5-tetrahydropyridine-2,6-dicarboxylate N-succinyltransferase, encoding MSAANPNPETTGATGVGLATVTSDGTVLDTWFPQPKLADAGTPGTSGTSVASGTERLSKEQAAEALGASATALLGPDDARGVEVVAVRTTIASLAEAPADAHDVYLRLHLLSHRLVRPHGQNLDGIFGHLANVVWTNHGPCPVEGFEATRMRLRSRGPVTVHSIDKFPRMVDYVLPSGVRIGDADRVRLGAHLASGTTVMHEGFVNFNAGTLGASMVEGRISAGVVVGDGTDIGGGASIMGTLSGGGKEVISLGERCLIGANGGVGISLGDDSVVEAGLYVTAGTKVVFQGRTVKARELSGVSGALFRRNSATGAVEVVERTGAGVELNAALHAND
- the dapE gene encoding succinyl-diaminopimelate desuccinylase, yielding MPSLELRSDPVDLTASLVDIASVSGTEAAIADAVEAALRAQAPHLEVVRNGDAVLARTNLGRSRRIVFAGHLDTVPVNDNLPSRRTGSGDDEVLHGLGSVDMKGGDAVFLHLAATLPRPRYDVTFVFYDCEEVEAARNGLGRVERELPEWLRGDLAVVGEPSNAAIEAGCQGTLRAEIRLTGVRAHTARAWMGTNAIHALAEPLRRLAEYEPRVVDIDGLTYREGLQAVRVSGGVAGNVVPDEAVLAVNHRFAPDVTPEQAERHVREVFDGYDLTVVDRSPGALPGLSAPATAELVSAAGGDVAAKLGWTDVARFAALGMPAVNFGPGDPTLAHTRQENVPARDIRRVGEVLRTFLAG
- a CDS encoding LOG family protein, with the translated sequence MTEVTRNNTDNGDERPPERHRGPVVLRRGRQSEDSTTDQRLLDSRGPSDWVHTDPWRVLRIQAEFVEGFGALAEVPRAVTVFGSARTPRDHPEYQLGRQIGAALAGAGFAAITGGGPGAMEAVNRGASEAGGLSIGLGIELPFEQGLNPWVDLGVNFRYFFTRKTMFVKYAQAFICLPGGFGTLDELFEALTLVQTKKVTKFPVVLFGSAYWGGLYEWVRDTVLSEGKINERDMALLHVTDDIDDAIGVVQEAYKAWEDTH
- a CDS encoding LOG family protein → MGGHALVERICVFCGSSSGSDPSYAAEAAATGRLLAERGIGLVYGGGQVGLMGVVADAVLEAGGEVIGVIPKHLMRAEIAHHGLTKLHVVEDMHERKATMARLSDGFVALPGGAGTLEELFEVWTWAQLGLHAKPVGLLDVRGYYSKMAEFLDHMVGEGFLGESSRALVTVADDAEALLDAFSRHTYTPVDKWAG
- a CDS encoding lysophospholipid acyltransferase family protein; this encodes MLQLLIRGALAPLARLVYRPEVEGVENVPLSGPVLLAPNHRSAIDTAVLSLTSPRPVRFLGKAEYFSGRGVKGRALAAFLSALGYVPVERGNAMAGLAALSAAREVLEAGETFAIYPEGTRSLDGRLHRGHTGVGSLALETGATVVPVALSGTERLLPVGRKIPRFARVRVRFGEPLDFSRYEGLGSSPAIRRAVTDEIMYSIMELSGLEYVDRYHERPRSDAA